The Balaenoptera acutorostrata chromosome 2, mBalAcu1.1, whole genome shotgun sequence genomic sequence CTGGGTTGAGAACCTTGATCTAGAATGTAGATCACCTTGTTTAGTTCAGCAGACAATTTTTTTCCATAGGTAGACTTTCtcaaggaaggaagcaggatgCTTATTTCCATTCTGGCACAGCCTTCTTATCTCATCATGGACTGGCCCTTTGAGTCGCCCTGTCCCAGAACAAGAGGCTCTAAAGTTGCCCTGGCCCATCTGGAGGGAGGTCCCAGGAGAGTGTGACAGGATGGGGTCCTAGGTCTGCCCTGGAGCAGGACAGTGAACTCTGAGAGCCATGAGCAGGTTAGAAAGAGCCAATTCTAGAGCAAGGAGCTTTCTAGATTGACCCTCTGGGCACAAGGAGAATCTTAACCAGTCTCTTCTAGAGAAAGTCATtttgagaggaggagggaaatttGAGGGAAGAAAGGATTCTCAAGCATGGTCCCTGAGGATTCACCCATGGACATAAGGAGGACTTTGAAGGGTAGGAAGGTTCTAGAAAGGCTCAGCTGGTGGCTTCTGAGTGTTTAGGAAGATATGGATCTGCCCAGAACACATGCACCTCCCCCACTCTGTCCCCTCCAGATATGATCGGCCAGAGGAGCCGGAGCAGCAAATGCCCCATGGAGGCAAAAGTCAGCAGCGGGAGGGAGACCCTGCGGCTTCGGCCTGGGGGGGCCGCCACCGTGGAGGAAGTGGTGAGTGGAGGGGAGAAGGGTGGACTTCAGGGTCTCTTGCACCTAGAGTTCTATCGCTGACTCAGCATGACCTTGGGTAAGACCCTCTCCTTtgcccagcctcagtttccctacgtGCAAAGTGGGCCCTTGTCAGTCAGGGCAGTAATGGTGGGACCAGAAGCATTGACTAATGGGTGGTCCCAGTCTGCTGTCACCTAAGGGGtgggggactggggagggggctgggccgGAGGGATCCCAGGCTTCTGACCCTCTGCTTTGCTCCCTACGCCCCCAGCCTAGTGAATTTGAGGAAGAGGCATCTCAGAGGGTAGATGACCTGCTGGAGAGCTACATGGGCATTCGGGACCCAGAGCTGGGTAAGGGGCCAGGGTAAGCCGGGTGGACCCTGGGGGGAGGACAGCCCACGGGGAGGAGGCAAGGGTCCCAGGGGAAGCTGGCGTCCCCCCAGGGAGCGCCCTCACCCACTTCCCCTCGGCTCGGCCTGCAGCGTCCACCATGGTGGAGACATCCAAGAAGACAGTGAGTGTCCAGGAGTTTGCACGCCATTTAGACTCCGTCTTGGGCGAGTTCGCCTTCCCGGACGAGTTTGTGGTGGAGGTGTGGGCCGCCATCGGCGAGGCCAGGGAGGCCTGTGGCTAGTCTGCCCCGGGGCCGAGCGCAGCCCCAGCCCGgagcccagccccctgccccagccctcccgGCCAGTTCCCCAagcccagccctgctctggagTCCAGAAGCCCAGATCTGAGACCCAGCCCTGCTCTAGAACCCAGCTCAGCTCAGAGACCAAGCCCAGATCTGAGACTGGCATCACCTCTAGAACCCACACCAGTTTTGAGAGCAAGCCCAGCCCTGAGACTCGGCCATGCTCTAGAACCCAGCTCAGCTCGGAGACCAAGCTCCCCTCTAGAGCCAAGGCCAGCTCTGAGACCAAGTTCACCTCTAGAACCCATACCAGTTTTGAGACCAAGCCCAGCTCTGAGACCAAGCCCTCCTCTGGAACCCAGGCCAGCTCTGAGGTCCAGTTCATCACTAGAACCCAATCCAGTTCTGAGATGCAACCCAGATCCAGAACCCAGCTCTCCTCTAGAACCCAGGACAGCTCTGAGGCTAAGCTGAGCTCTGATATAACGTCAAGTTTGGGAACCCAGACAAGTTTTAAGAGCCACCCCAGCTCTGAAATCAATCCTAGTTCTGAAAGCCAGGCCAGCTTTATGACCCAGCCCTGCCTTAAAACTCGACCCGACTCTGGAACGCAAGACAGCTCCATGACCCAGCTGTACCTGGACACCTGGTCTAGCTCAGAAACGCCAGTTAGTTCTGGAACCCAGGTGAGACTCAAGAAGCAGCCCAGTTCCAGAAGCCACATCAGCTCAGGATTCAAAGACAGTTCCCAAACCCAACCCTATTCTCATGCCCAGACCAGCTCAGGAACCCAGacgcatgctgcagagcagcccAGGTCCAGACCCCACCCCCATACTAGGGCCCAGTCTAGCTCCAGTGATGAGTCCAGCTCAGAGACTGAGCCCAGCTCTAGACCCCAGACTAGTGCAACAAGCAGGCCTGTCTCCAGAATTCAGACAAGCTCTGGACCCCCATCCATCCCTGGGGCAAGGCCCGCCTCCAGAGCTCCACTTGATGCCAAGCCCCGCCCTCACTGCAGAACACAGAGCAGCTCTAGAACGTCATCCAGCTCTGGGACCCAGACAGACTTCAAGGCTTGGCCGATTTCCAGAGTTCAGTCCAGCTCAGGCACCCCACCCAGCTCCAGAACTCAGCTCAGTTCTAGAGAACAGGCTGGCTCTGAAATCCCATCCAGCGCTAAAACACAGTCAATTGCTGAGACCCACTTGAGTTCCAGAATCCAACTAGAGTCTGGTCCTGGGACCCAGACCAATGCAGCAACAGACTTAAGCTCCACAGCTCTGTCGAGCTCTGAGAGCAGGCCCAGctccaggacccagccctgcctgggAGCTCAAAAAACCTCTGGGACCCAGCTCACCTCAGAAACCCTGCCAAGCTCTAGAAACCAACTCCAGACCACACCCCCAGGCAGCTCTGGTATTGAGCCGGACTTTGGGAGACAGACCAGCTCTGGAACTCAGCTCATCTCTagagcccagcccagctctgggACCCAGACAAGTTCAATAATTCAGCCCAGCTCTGGAGCCCAGTTCAGCTCCAGAACACAGCCCAGCTCCACAATTCAGTTCAGCTCAGAGATAACAGCCAGCTCTGAAACCCAGACCAGTTCAAGAATACAGCCCAGCTCTGGAACCCAACTCAGCTCCAGAACGCAGACCAGTTCTGGAACCCAGCTCATCTCCAAGACCCAGCCCAGTGCGATAATGCAGCCCCTTGCTGGAGTCCACCTCATTTCTGGAACCCAAACCAGCTCCAGAACCCAGACCAGTTCTGGAACCCAGCTCAACTCTGAGACCCAGCCCGGCTCTGGGACCCAGACCAGTGCAAGAATTCAGCCCAGCTCTGGAGCCCAGCTCTGCTCCAGAACCCAGTTCAGCTCTAGAACTCAGTTCAGATCTGAGACTCACCACAGCTCTGAAACCCAGACCAGTTCAAGAACCCAGCCCAGCTCTGGAATCCACCTCAGTTCCAGAACCGAATCTGTTTCTGAAACCCAATCCAGCTCCGGAAGCCAGACCAGCTCAAGAATCCAGCTCAGCTCTAGAAATGGGCTCCGCCCACAGACCCCTGGCCTTGACCCCAGAACCCAGCCTGATCCCACTCCCCCAGCCCGACCTCAACACCCAGGCCCACCACCCAGAGCCCCACCTCCAGGTCCTAGGAGGGTCTCTCACCCTCAGCCCCATGATCTGGTTCAAGGAGCCCAGGCCGATACTGGCCCAGGCCGAAGCCCATCCACTTCTGCCCTGATGCCACAGCCGTGGTCCCCCTCCGCCCCGCAGAAACCAGCCCTTCCCCCCAAGCCCCAGCTGGGACCCCAGAAGTCCACCCTGCCCACCAAATCCGTCATCCCTAGTTCTGCCACCAGGGCGGCCCTCCTGCATTCCCAGCCCCCTGAACCCTCAGCTCGGGGGCCTGCCCCCTCCGCCGTGCTCAGGGAGCCAGGGCCAGCTCCGCAGGCGTCAGAGCCCCTCCCCTACCATGGGGGGCTATAGCTTGGGGGTGACATACTTGTGGCCCCCAtgccctctcctgcccctcccagcctGGGTCCCCCAGAAGCAGCAGGTGACCTCATTCCCCCacaggcggggggtggggggtgagggagggtggaCACAGGGGCTTCGGTTTCACCTGGGCCTGGCTCTGGGAGCTGTAAGCAGATCCCAGGTCtgtggaggggaggtggggtgggggtgtgggaagTGGGGGCAGGAGGCGGTTTCCTCCTCATGTACCTCGAGGGCTCATGGGGAATAAAGGCACCTCCCACCCCTGCAGCCTGGTGTGTCGTTTTTGGGGGGTGTTTGGGGGAGAGCAGAGGAAGGGGCAGGCGTGAGGGTCTGGGGGGCCGACATGGCAACACTGGATGCTTCTTACGTGGCTACGACGTGCCAGGCACGTTGTTAAGTGCTAAGTGTGCAGGTGCTCATGGACCTGCAGACACACGGTGCTCTGTACAAGCTCAGTCGTTCGGCCATTCCGTCTgcctttattgagcacctactatgggccaggaGCTGCTTGTTCAAGGCATGGGGAGTCTGAAGGGCTGAGCGAATAGATGGCTAAACCACAAGCTTATGAGGGAGTGCGCCCCGTCTTCCGTGGAGGAAGCAGGCGTGTACCCCATGGTCTCCGTGTGTCTTGCCCTCtcttttcctcacctgcaaaatgggtttAATCCCAGAACCCTCTCCTAGGGGCTGTAGGGAGGCTTCCAGGAGATCCAAGCTGTAATGTGCTTAGGGAAGACTCAAtaaaggaagtggggagaggagcTGGAAGCCAGCCCAGCCTCTTGGGGCTTCCGCAGTCCCCCAGTCCTGCTCGGCTGCCACACGGTTGGATAGGAATATTGATCCAAGAAACTTCAATAATTGACAATTTCAGAGCCAAAAGAGATTATATTTTGGCAAGAGAGGGAGTCTCTTGCCCGTTCTCATTCAACCTTTTCTAGACAGAGCCTTCTCAAATTGGGCTGTCAAAGGGAATCAACTGTACCCCAGTAAGTAGGTCATATTCAGGGGTCAGAGTCCCCCATTTCTGGAGGATTTCTGCAAGGGGAGGCTTACAAGTCTGCTTTCCTCCAGACACCATCCCAGCATTGCCCACACCCTTCCTGGGATTCGGAGGGGCCTctgagtggggagggggctgagagAGGGGAGGAGCTTTGGAAAGGGGAGTCAGGGAAGAGTTGGAGGGTCCCCAGGGATGATGGAAGACAGCACACAATCCTGCCGCTCAAACTGTCCATCCTGCACTCCTGGCTCCTGGGCTTCCGAACAGGCAGATGCGACTGACAGGGAGGATGAAGGTTTGATGGGGGACATGCTGGCAGGGTGCTCTGTCCTTCCAGAGCTGCCCCCGACGTCCAGCCCTGGCCCTACTGCATCGTGGACCTGCGGGTGAGCTGGGGTTGCAGGGAGAGCGACCTGGGCCCGGTACTGAGGCGAGGGTGGAGGCGCCGGATCACCGCCCGGCGAAACAGGATGTACACCCAGGGGTCGAGGATCTGGTTCCAGGTGGCCACGCGCAGGTAGATAAGCAGCTGCTGCTCAGTGGCTCGGGACAGCTGCCCAGTCGGGCTCATGGCAGGTGGGTTCCGCAGCACCGTCTGGGCGATAAAGACCTgcggggggaggggtgtgtgtgtgtgtgtgtgtgtgtgtgtgtggccagaGCGGTCAGCCGGGGGCCAGGCCGgccaccagccctgccctccaccaGCACCTGCCCGGGCCACCTGCCGTCTGCCGAGATCCCGTGCCGATTCTGTCCCCGAggtgctgtgtgacctcgggagAACtgcctgacctctctgagcttca encodes the following:
- the GIPC3 gene encoding PDZ domain-containing protein GIPC3 isoform X2, with translation METTAAREARGAEAPRLPAPPPSPAEPPAASPTPAAPRARPRLVFRTQLAHGSPTGKIEGFTNVRELYAKIAEAFGIAPTERIKEGSIINRIEAVCVGDSIEAINDHSIVGCRHYEVAKMLRELPKLQPFTLRLVQPKRAFDMIGQRSRSSKCPMEAKVSSGRETLRLRPGGAATVEEVPSEFEEEASQRVDDLLESYMGIRDPELGKGPGVHHGGDIQEDSECPGVCTPFRLRLGRVRLPGRVCGGGVGRHRRGQGGLWLVCPGAERSPSPEPSPLPQPSRPVPQAQPCSGVQKPRSETQPCSRTQLSSETKPRSETGITSRTHTSFESKPSPETRPCSRTQLSSETKLPSRAKASSETKFTSRTHTSFETKPSSETKPSSGTQASSEVQFITRTQSSSEMQPRSRTQLSSRTQDSSEAKLSSDITSSLGTQTSFKSHPSSEINPSSESQASFMTQPCLKTRPDSGTQDSSMTQLYLDTWSSSETPVSSGTQVRLKKQPSSRSHISSGFKDSSQTQPYSHAQTSSGTQTHAAEQPRSRPHPHTRAQSSSSDESSSETEPSSRPQTSATSRPVSRIQTSSGPPSIPGARPASRAPLDAKPRPHCRTQSSSRTSSSSGTQTDFKAWPISRVQSSSGTPPSSRTQLSSREQAGSEIPSSAKTQSIAETHLSSRIQLESGPGTQTNAATDLSSTALSSSESRPSSRTQPCLGAQKTSGTQLTSETLPSSRNQLQTTPPGSSGIEPDFGRQTSSGTQLISRAQPSSGTQTSSIIQPSSGAQFSSRTQPSSTIQFSSEITASSETQTSSRIQPSSGTQLSSRTQTSSGTQLISKTQPSAIMQPLAGVHLISGTQTSSRTQTSSGTQLNSETQPGSGTQTSARIQPSSGAQLCSRTQFSSRTQFRSETHHSSETQTSSRTQPSSGIHLSSRTESVSETQSSSGSQTSSRIQLSSRNGLRPQTPGLDPRTQPDPTPPARPQHPGPPPRAPPPGPRRVSHPQPHDLVQGAQADTGPGRSPSTSALMPQPWSPSAPQKPALPPKPQLGPQKSTLPTKSVIPSSATRAALLHSQPPEPSARGPAPSAVLREPGPAPQASEPLPYHGGL
- the GIPC3 gene encoding PDZ domain-containing protein GIPC3 isoform X1; this encodes METTAAREARGAEAPRLPAPPPSPAEPPAASPTPAAPRARPRLVFRTQLAHGSPTGKIEGFTNVRELYAKIAEAFGIAPTEILFCTLNSHKVDMQKLLGGQIGLEDFIFAHVRGETKEVEVTKTEDALGLTITDNGAGYAFIKRIKEGSIINRIEAVCVGDSIEAINDHSIVGCRHYEVAKMLRELPKLQPFTLRLVQPKRAFDMIGQRSRSSKCPMEAKVSSGRETLRLRPGGAATVEEVPSEFEEEASQRVDDLLESYMGIRDPELGKGPGVHHGGDIQEDSECPGVCTPFRLRLGRVRLPGRVCGGGVGRHRRGQGGLWLVCPGAERSPSPEPSPLPQPSRPVPQAQPCSGVQKPRSETQPCSRTQLSSETKPRSETGITSRTHTSFESKPSPETRPCSRTQLSSETKLPSRAKASSETKFTSRTHTSFETKPSSETKPSSGTQASSEVQFITRTQSSSEMQPRSRTQLSSRTQDSSEAKLSSDITSSLGTQTSFKSHPSSEINPSSESQASFMTQPCLKTRPDSGTQDSSMTQLYLDTWSSSETPVSSGTQVRLKKQPSSRSHISSGFKDSSQTQPYSHAQTSSGTQTHAAEQPRSRPHPHTRAQSSSSDESSSETEPSSRPQTSATSRPVSRIQTSSGPPSIPGARPASRAPLDAKPRPHCRTQSSSRTSSSSGTQTDFKAWPISRVQSSSGTPPSSRTQLSSREQAGSEIPSSAKTQSIAETHLSSRIQLESGPGTQTNAATDLSSTALSSSESRPSSRTQPCLGAQKTSGTQLTSETLPSSRNQLQTTPPGSSGIEPDFGRQTSSGTQLISRAQPSSGTQTSSIIQPSSGAQFSSRTQPSSTIQFSSEITASSETQTSSRIQPSSGTQLSSRTQTSSGTQLISKTQPSAIMQPLAGVHLISGTQTSSRTQTSSGTQLNSETQPGSGTQTSARIQPSSGAQLCSRTQFSSRTQFRSETHHSSETQTSSRTQPSSGIHLSSRTESVSETQSSSGSQTSSRIQLSSRNGLRPQTPGLDPRTQPDPTPPARPQHPGPPPRAPPPGPRRVSHPQPHDLVQGAQADTGPGRSPSTSALMPQPWSPSAPQKPALPPKPQLGPQKSTLPTKSVIPSSATRAALLHSQPPEPSARGPAPSAVLREPGPAPQASEPLPYHGGL